Proteins found in one Miscanthus floridulus cultivar M001 chromosome 4, ASM1932011v1, whole genome shotgun sequence genomic segment:
- the LOC136550818 gene encoding uncharacterized protein isoform X1 has product MAEIVSSALVHETVSQLLSNLVQKYEEKEESSVKRNLERLEMAHIRLEAAVETSEKWQITDASLLRWRGKLKRAAQECDDTLHKCKQRILEDEHTEKEVRNSSFPVRIAHTTKSFVFSIFSPGKDESSSSAVQRFEWFADGASEFLRLLELGGRPRYHMPFNPLVRHLLNGKKLQHIIIQANKRPLFLQLVPYINAGYGIGAKFIFMQTDGNASEDDFFFSLMLQLSESTDIVGMAIECLQLYAPLFNFKSAVETVRNKLLQLPTEDFLWLPDIDTHHKEHWDILHRFGTDWFRPNPLCCKQHDQHKLCHGSRKSKMLRSPDVFLEPVIEVHLQCHVSILDCNQRRSLMSETKNCLQDSPYLKVGLLFTPHGCLEDILLVDRTPAIPAIYSEEQHFLHTDFTLGQLEETMLPKAIDYFCKNDEAAVYQMLWKLKHGAAYIQVEKASMSTQRTSMRTFQGPCKGNMLQWHDQEIGRQTCAIFQFLNLWVAHAPVQLQGTIVDWIQKEKEEQLAPLQLHQKF; this is encoded by the coding sequence ATGGCTGAGATTGTCAGCTCTGCACTTGTCCATGAGACAGTCAGCCAACTCCTATCCAATCTGGTTCAGAAATATGAGGAGAAGGAGGAATCGAGCGTGAAGAGAAACCTGGAGAGGCTGGAGATGGCACACATCAGGCTGGAGGCTGCTGTTGAGACGTCAGAGAAATGGCAGATCACTGATGCATCCTTGTTGCGTTGGCGTGGGAAGCTGAAGCGTGCTGCTCAGGAGTGTGATGACACGCTGCATAAATGCAAGCAGAGGATTCTCGAAGACGAACATACAGAGAAGGAGGTGAGAAACTCCTCATTTCCTGTACGTATAGCGCATACTACCAAGTCGTTTGTTTTCTCCATCTTTAGCCCCGGCAAAGACGAGTCGAGCAGTTCTGCTGTTCAAAGATTTGAGTGGTTTGCGGATGGTGCTAGCGAGTTTCTCAGATTACTAGAGCTCGGTGGCAGGCCACGCTACCACATGCCCTTTAACCCTCTTGTTAGGCATCTTCTGAATGGCAAGAAACTACAACACATAATCATTCAGGCAAACAAGCGTCCTTTGTTTCTACAGTTGGTGCCCTATATTAATGCAGGGTATGGAATAGGGGCTAAATTCATCTTTATGCAGACAGATGGTAATGCATCGGAGGAtgacttcttcttttctttgatgCTACAACTTTCAGAGAGTACCGATATAGTAGGGATGGCAATTGAGTGCCTACAGCTGTATGCTCCTCTTTTCAATTTCAAGTCTGCAGTTGAAACGGTTAGGAATAAACTTCTGCAGCTACCTACAGAAGATTTCTTATGGCTGCCAGATATTGATACACATCACAAAGAACATTGGGATATTCTTCACAGGTTTGGCACTGATTGGTTTCGCCCAAACCCACTATGTTGCAAGCAGCATGATCAGCACAAGCTCTGTCATGGTAGTAGAAAGTCAAAGATGTTAAGATCACCAGATGTTTTTCTGGAACCAGTTATTGAAGTACATCTGCAGTGCCATGTCTCAATCTTGGACTGCAACCAACGTAGGTCCTTGATGTCTGAAACCAAAAATTGTCTACAAGATTCTCCATATCTGAAAGTTGGACTTCTATTTACCCCCCATGGATGTTTAGAAGACATCCTACTTGTGGATAGAACTCCCGCAATACCGGCAATCTACAGCGAGGAGCAGCATTTCTTGCATACAGACTTCACCTTGGGGCAACTGGAAGAGACCATGCTGCCAAAGGCAATAGATTACTTTTGCAAGAATGATGAAGCGGCAGTCTaccaaatgctttggaaattAAAACATGGCGCTGCATATATTCAGGTTGAGAAGGCAAGCATGAGCACACAGAGAACAAGCATGAGAACTTTTCAGGGACCTTGCAAAGGAAATATGTTGCAATGGCATGATCAGGAGATAGGGAGACAAACATGTGCCATCTTTCAATTCCTCAACCTGTGGGTTGCACATGCGCCTGTCCAACTGCAAGGCACGATTGTGGACTGGAttcagaaagaaaaagaagaacagTTAGCACCTCTGCAGCTACATCAGAAATTCTAA
- the LOC136550818 gene encoding uncharacterized protein isoform X2 has protein sequence MAEIVSSALVHETVSQLLSNLVQKYEEKEESSVKRNLERLEMAHIRLEAAVETSEKWQITDASLLRWRGKLKRAAQECDDTLHKCKQRILEDEHTEKETDGNASEDDFFFSLMLQLSESTDIVGMAIECLQLYAPLFNFKSAVETVRNKLLQLPTEDFLWLPDIDTHHKEHWDILHRFGTDWFRPNPLCCKQHDQHKLCHGSRKSKMLRSPDVFLEPVIEVHLQCHVSILDCNQRRSLMSETKNCLQDSPYLKVGLLFTPHGCLEDILLVDRTPAIPAIYSEEQHFLHTDFTLGQLEETMLPKAIDYFCKNDEAAVYQMLWKLKHGAAYIQVEKASMSTQRTSMRTFQGPCKGNMLQWHDQEIGRQTCAIFQFLNLWVAHAPVQLQGTIVDWIQKEKEEQLAPLQLHQKF, from the exons ATGGCTGAGATTGTCAGCTCTGCACTTGTCCATGAGACAGTCAGCCAACTCCTATCCAATCTGGTTCAGAAATATGAGGAGAAGGAGGAATCGAGCGTGAAGAGAAACCTGGAGAGGCTGGAGATGGCACACATCAGGCTGGAGGCTGCTGTTGAGACGTCAGAGAAATGGCAGATCACTGATGCATCCTTGTTGCGTTGGCGTGGGAAGCTGAAGCGTGCTGCTCAGGAGTGTGATGACACGCTGCATAAATGCAAGCAGAGGATTCTCGAAGACGAACATACAGAGAAGGAG ACAGATGGTAATGCATCGGAGGAtgacttcttcttttctttgatgCTACAACTTTCAGAGAGTACCGATATAGTAGGGATGGCAATTGAGTGCCTACAGCTGTATGCTCCTCTTTTCAATTTCAAGTCTGCAGTTGAAACGGTTAGGAATAAACTTCTGCAGCTACCTACAGAAGATTTCTTATGGCTGCCAGATATTGATACACATCACAAAGAACATTGGGATATTCTTCACAGGTTTGGCACTGATTGGTTTCGCCCAAACCCACTATGTTGCAAGCAGCATGATCAGCACAAGCTCTGTCATGGTAGTAGAAAGTCAAAGATGTTAAGATCACCAGATGTTTTTCTGGAACCAGTTATTGAAGTACATCTGCAGTGCCATGTCTCAATCTTGGACTGCAACCAACGTAGGTCCTTGATGTCTGAAACCAAAAATTGTCTACAAGATTCTCCATATCTGAAAGTTGGACTTCTATTTACCCCCCATGGATGTTTAGAAGACATCCTACTTGTGGATAGAACTCCCGCAATACCGGCAATCTACAGCGAGGAGCAGCATTTCTTGCATACAGACTTCACCTTGGGGCAACTGGAAGAGACCATGCTGCCAAAGGCAATAGATTACTTTTGCAAGAATGATGAAGCGGCAGTCTaccaaatgctttggaaattAAAACATGGCGCTGCATATATTCAGGTTGAGAAGGCAAGCATGAGCACACAGAGAACAAGCATGAGAACTTTTCAGGGACCTTGCAAAGGAAATATGTTGCAATGGCATGATCAGGAGATAGGGAGACAAACATGTGCCATCTTTCAATTCCTCAACCTGTGGGTTGCACATGCGCCTGTCCAACTGCAAGGCACGATTGTGGACTGGAttcagaaagaaaaagaagaacagTTAGCACCTCTGCAGCTACATCAGAAATTCTAA